AAAACCCATTTTGATTTGCGAACCATATTATTCCTTCCCACCTTACCCCATTTTCACTTTCTcgtgttgtgttttcgttCGCAACTCCCACCATCCAACTCTTTTGCATACTGCTCCCCCACCCCTACCCACCCTGTACCCTTTCAAACTGTCACTCTatgtctttctctctctctactttTCTACCCCCGCGCCCcctctctgtttctctctcgTTGAATCGTCTTGGTCaacttttattgtttgtttttcccttttatcCGGCTCAAAACGTACCGGAATGGTTGTTCGCCCTGTTCGCACTGACCATCGACCTATCTAAATCTTTTTGTCACCCCGTTCTATTCCACCCGACTTATTTGTtacggttgttttgttttgtgtttttgtttcgatttggttctttttgtttcttaactGTCCTTTCCCCCTctgctcaacaacaacaacgaaatatttacccccccccccccctctgcCCCCCACCaaataataatttgatttgtttactgtttgttttattattcgtatcGCATCAAATCCATTTACAACGTATCAATCATTGTAACCATtgcaatattgtttaaatgtttctaaaataatttaattcgaATCCCTTTTCCATGAACCGAAACACTCACTGTACGATCTCATCGACGTAAACTACATGCAAAATcaaatatgaaacaaacaaaaacaaaaccacgaaacaaaaacaacaacaaacaacgacaacaattgcgtatgaaaaaaaaaacaaaaaatcctcgCAAAACATCGCAACTGCAACgcacaatttcaaacaaatttgcgataataaacaacaacaacaaacacgcacacacttacacacacacacacacacatcaaacacacacacactcacacaaaacacaacatcttgtctgtgcgcgtgtttcgaaACCCGGGGAACGCACCAACGACCAACACCCTCGTACGGCGCAtctaaacacacaaacacacttgccGTGGACTCGCTCTGAATGCCCGGTTCCCAAGGCGGTCGATTACGGAGACCAGTCAACGTACCTTTAGATGTATTTAGCGAAGAGATTAAGTTTTATGAATTAGGCGAACAAGCAACTAATAAATTTAGGTAAGTGGTTACCGTTCCGGTGTGTGTCTATCCACGCCCAAAACGACGTGCTTTAAAGCTTCGAACTTGTGTTTGCTTTCTAACCACGATGATGCAGCGGGCGCAGTGAGAACGCTACAGATACAAACATGGCGCTATACATGCAGGTCTTCGCACCAGGCAGCCAGCGAATGCTGCGCAACTTTCCGTAAATTGATCACCTGCAAACTCCTTTGCGAAAATTCCTAGTACCTTTGTGTAATATTCACACCTTGCTATGGCTCACTTAGATGGGTTTTTGTCATTTATActggaagggttttttttcacatgaGAACTCTTACAAGTATGCTTGTTTTGGGCAATATTGGGTGGTTATAAAGACATGCCAGTGACCTTCAGTAGTCTTTTATACCTGCCAGCCCTTATATACCTTTTACAGTACACATGTAGTCCACGCGATATTTGTGGTATATGATATATGCCGATTGAGAAATTCGCTAACTCAGTAAGATGTCGAGAATGAAAGGTTTTGCAGTAGGATTTCAAGAAGACGCGGCAAATCTAGAATCTTCTCGTTGCATTATAATAGCGTTTCTCGGAGACTAcctgtaccaaaaaaaaaccttcgatCCTATAAAAAATCCTATAACACAAAAGCACCCCGAACCCAAACGCCTGTACATGTATATTAGCGTACTTGTTATATCTGTAGTCTCGCTGGTTGGGTACTTTAGGCTAGGTGGATGATTTGATTCGCAAAACTCGAACCCCCTCTCAAAGCTAGTGTATTGTCATCGCTCAGTACCTCACCCGTTCTGGCCACCCGTTGCCAATTCTAATGAGGTTTTCGCTTCCGCGACAATGAAGGTACCCATGTGCCCATCAACATGTCAAGGGCGCGACCAATTGCTAGCCCGGAAGACACTTTCGAAAAGGGCAAACTTTCAAGCTACCCCAACCATACTCAATTGCAACCATCAGCGCAAACCTGGACATCTTAGCCGTAAGCGGATGATGACAGAAACCGGATGTGActtgtttttggtttgctgttgctgttgtataCCGACAAGGTTGGCGGCTTGACAACCGGTCAAGGTTTTGCTTCCGGAAACGCATGATTCGATCGCTGTCATCCAATGTACTTCCGCTTTCACTTCAACCCATTAGTGGGACGTGAGCATTGTGAAGCGTGAGGCACAGAAGCTACCCTTCGATGCTAATGTCgcttagcgtttttttttttggggggggaggTGTTTTGGTGGCATGACTTCTAACATTAACATCTTCCGGCTGGAAAGTGGGTTCAACTTTCGCGAATCAAATTGGCCTACCTGTGCCTATCAAAGACTTCAGCCATTTTTTGTAGGTGACGACCTACTCCGCTAGCACGAATCGACACTTGGCCGTATGTAGTTCGGGGCCATCGACTCTCATAGACAGCTCAGCTCTTGAGCGAGCCACTTCCAAACGCGTCGCTAATGAcctgttttcttcttgtttgctTCACCCATTCCAGGGAGGATGAAGGTTTTATCAAGGAGGAGGAGAAACCTTTGCCTTCGaatgaaaatcaaagaaaggTTTGGTTATTATTTGAATACCCCGAGAGTTCGCAGGCCGCCAGGGTTGTAGCCATAATTAGCGTATTTGTTATACTTTTATCAATTGTTATATTCTGTCTAGAAACATTACCCGAATTTAAACATTATAAGGTATGTGTAGACATTACGCTGCATCAATTCGCAGGTCCTGTTTGCCCGGTATTGCTAACCATTTCTTTCCTATCGCGATGAACAGGTGttcaatacaacaacaaatggCACAAAGATCGAGGAGGATGAGGTGCCTGACATTACGGATCCATTCTTCCTCATAGAGACGATATGCATAATATGGTTTACGTTTGAACTTAGTGTCAGGTGAGTGGGGGCGCTCTCGTCTCATTGAAACCCAACCCCAACCCAGGGTAGCATTCGCATGCACTAACTgtctttgttttggttttgtttgctctttctctctccgcAGGTTCCTTGCTTGTccgaataaattaaatttcttcagGGATGTTATGAATATAATCGATATAATCGCAATCATTCcttatttcattacattagCAACTGTAGTCGCCGAAGAAGAGGATACGTTAAATCTTCCGAAGGCGCCAGTAAGTCCTCAGGTATGTGTCACCCACGCGATCAAGTCGTATACGTTCGGGTATGAAGGTGTGTGAGCAATCCACTAATACGCTTCTTCTCTTTCATTCCACGCGCTGTCACAGGACAAGTCAACGAATCAGGCTATGTCCTTAGCAATATTGCGGGTGATACGATTAGTGCGAGTGTTtcgaatatttaaattatctaGGCATTCGAAAGGATTACAAATTCTAGGCAGAACGTTGAAAGCATCCATGCGAGAGTTAGGTTTACTGATATTTTTCCTGTTCATAGGTAAGTACCAGGGACAGAGTAGTTTCTTACCAAACAGGGGATATTATATTGTTTCAGCTCGCTTCTGGAGGGTGCACTTTGATAGCACCCATCCATCAGCACTAACCCCGGGGGACGTAGAGTCACCCTCGGCGGGGAGGTGCGTATTTTAtaacgatttattttaaattcatcagGAAACAGGAAAGACAATAGTGTcgtatggtttgtttttcctgaAATGAGTCGACACTTTATTGAACGATGCCAGTATTATGTGCTTTTATAGAATTACAGAAACAATACAACGTGTAAAACACATGactaaaaaaacacttccattCCCCTGTGAAAATACCGATATTAGTCACCACTATCCAAATGCTAAATTCgtttgtgcaaaatttaaaaataaaccaaaccatccaaTCGGCGCAAATCAATCGGTACCAAAAATACAAGAACATCAAAAGTAATCTTAAACTATAAACAGCCCATACCTTCCTTCTTACAACCGGAACGCGTGCTCAGTCGGCACGCCAATACATACCGAAGCAGCTCTCGCCAACGAGCAGAGAGCAAATATCCGTTGGGTGAAGTGATCTTTTTAATACATTCTATAGAGTCagcgttaaaaaaattataaaatcgGAAACATAACCTGCCTACCTACCTCACGATTATGCCCATCTTCTTACACTGAGTAATAATAACCGCAAAGCAACGCATTAATGCTGCTTCTGACGTTGCTGTTTAGTATGATTCTGCGGTGTTCACAAATCGATTGTTCGTCTTCCTAGGAAAGCCGATTTTGTTTCTCTCCCTATCTTTCACTCTATCgatctttttctctctcttgttggttaacaaaaaaatatgttgttcATAAAGAAGCAAATTTTATTCCTATTGTTCTCAACCCCATCGTGACCTCTCATTCTGATGTCACACACTCTTATTCTAAACCTTTTTAATGCTCAAACCACGCTGCTAAACTCCCCAACCGCATCTGATTGCATAAGGAAATGTATTAGAGGTGCATTTTCAAGttccattttaattttgtctGTTTTGGTCCTAGTCCTTTATGTTTCCAACAGCGATTGCGCTGAATAGGATTTCCTTTGACGGCGTTTTTGACATCTATTATACCAATCCTATCCTTATTCCTCTTCCTGCTCAAACCGAACACcacattttctttgcctttccAATCTATCACCAGCTGATGAACTGCATTACAGATGCTAGCAGGGTGCTTTATTTAGGCGCACATTTATACATGCTAGtatttaaaaccaaaacacagcCTAGAATTCTATGCAATTCTAATAACAAATCACCAGAATAGCATCTGTAAAGCACCTTTGTTGGAGGTATTCTTTCTTTACTGTCACGTTTACTTTTGCTCTACTTCACGCATCCCGCAACCATCTATCGCTGTCGTACACCAAACTTTTCATTCCCAATCAATTAACCCATACATTTATATATTCAGAACACCTATGTAACATAAATCCAGCATCAGCAAGCAtcagaaaaatataaaactataACCCTTTTTCGGAGCTCTGCTCGGAAACCCGTTCGACCCGTATTGTGTCATACGTTCCAATGCTTCCTTCACACAGGTGTCGTGCTTTTCTCGTCGGCCGTGTACTTTGCCGAGGCGGGCACCGAAATGTCCTTTTTCAAGTCGATACCGGACGCGTTCTGGTGGGCGGTCGTCACGATGACCACAGTCGGTTACGGTGACATGAGGTACGCTGTGTGCATCCATCCCCTTAAAATCGGTCGGGGGGACGGTTTGGAGATGCAAATCAAAGCgaaaaactttgcaaaacCAAAAGTCTATCCACGTTTTTTCACTtatgtctgtctgtctgtctgtctgtctttCTGTCTGCCCACTGTCACCTCCATCCACTTCCACGAATAACTCCCTTACCTCGTTTGGATTCGCGGTACTtacttttaaacaatatttatttttttaattttatatcacGATAAAACGGTAGAAAGTGTCTACCACGCTGTCGCGCATTCGGTTGCATAAATTTAGAcgtttaaacataatttattttattataaattttaattatttttgttacggtaatattaaaatatattaccGATATAAATGCAATAGGTTGGGAAGGCTTGatagaataaaataacacaatcAAGAAACATATTTGATGTTAACTATGCATTATGCAACAATTTAGTAATTGCTACaatatttttcacacattttcaacatttagcATTATTGGAGCAAAATATTCAgtcaaaaataatatattgcctaatattgattaaataaactaattaaaataataacataatgTTTCAGTTCTTCAAAATAAGATCAAAACTCAGCACACGCATTGTTGAAAAGACGACCATTGTCGCCATAATagatacataaataaatctaTGCAATCGTTATCCTACCTAGCGACCAGACAtgtttcaatgtttgttttgtttcttttcttttcattttcctatTCTCAATcttttggttgattttttttcgttcacgGCTGAAGCTGAATACCAATTTCTTCCAGTTGTTTCCACCTACGCCCCCCAAACCGTTGCTAtcgttgttgatgttgttgaagtttgttgttttcttgtcattgttgttgttatttttgttgttgttgtcgttgttgtcaatgttgttttgtaataaCTAGCTTGGTACGAATTGGTATGACATTTTTCCGATGTTGCGTCTGTCTTCGTCGTTccagtaattttgttttattcacatCTTTATCTCCTTTTCTATCCACCATAACCTGCAATGTCCACTCTTTTCTATCGCCCAACACAAAACTAGGGAACagataaggaaaaaaagcaataaaatagcaaaacacattttacaacATAACCTTTTCGGTTCCAATCTTTTAGTGTTGAATTATTAACCCGACTTTTACCAAATAATGACACAAAATGTAACCTAACGGAATAGAGAACAAATAACCGGCTATATGAAACGatttaaacaaaccaaaccaccgcTTTACATATCGGAAAACTTTATCCTTCTTGAGGCACATTCTGAAACTCATTGTTCCCTCACCGTTAATCTCTCCACCTGCAAATATCCCGCATTTGatcggaaatgaaatgaacggCAAGAACTGCTGACTGAGGGCTTTCGATTGGAAAATTCATCACTcggcaaaggaaacaaaaagaaaataccaaACATCCATGTAATTCATGACCATCCTGTGAGTGTGTGCAAGTGTGGGAGGAAGGCGGACGGGTGTAGTGGGAGTTAATTCGGTGGAATGTTTGGGGAAGGAATAAAAAGCGATAATACAGGAAGACCGCTCCTTTCACAGCGCACCCCCACCCCCATGCACACACTTACAAGAACGGAAATGGCGCTGCAAATAGAGAACAAAACGGCAGTATGTCAGCTGCAATGTTAAATTTCCTTTCCCTATCGGTGCGCAATTGTGCAAAATGGTGTGTGCGATTCGAAATGATACTGTTATGTTTCACGTCCCCCTCTCACCTGCTCGCTCCTTCTCCTTCTCTTTGcatcctttcctttcttttctctcttcaCCGGTTGATTCGCATTCGcatttcgttcttttctaGGGGATTGTATTATTCCCACCTCTCGGCACACACTGTCGCCATCTTTTTCACCAGTGTGTGTACCCGTTTATTGTTTGGGCCTGATTGGGTTAgcatttgcaaaatggttccgTTCATTTTCCGCTTCTTTCTTCAAATCATTCTCACAAAAAGGAATTATTTTGTCAACCCCCCACCCCCGCCCCTCTTCTCCTCTCCTCTACCACTCTTTCCCCTCCTTCCCAGCGAACATCTGCCAGGCacgaaaacaattttactccAAATCCACCGCCAAATGTATGTGAATGTACCTGTAACgcatatgtgtatgtgtttataAGTGTTTTTTCTCCTTGTAACCAACATACAGTAAATCTGTAAGGCTTCCGTTTTAAGCACGCCTTGTATAtgtaaattatataaaataaataagaaaaaagaactTATCAGTTACGCAAcacgcaacacaacaaaagaaatgcGAAACCATGCTGACAAATTGGCACCCAGTTATGGTTGTGAATATGTCCTTCTAACTGCCTACACCTCCTGTTGCAATGAATCCCCTCCATCCctaaactaaataaaaccaaaaagtttgtaagaaaaaaaagttattttcctcttcttctgtGTGTcgacattttcatttccacatTCTCCTTTCACAGTGATTGGAAAATTAAGAACAAAAGCAGCACACAAACGACACGCATACAAACACGAATCGGTATCgttattcaataaataaaaaatacacacacacacaccacgaaACAGAAAAGCAATGATGAATGGATGGCAACTTTTCagtgcaaaacatttttttatccgtttgtgtgtatgtattcCTTCATCAGCATATCGCtcgcattgttttattttgtataacGTAAAAAGTTACCTTTCGCTCACACAAACTCTATTTATACGCCTCAAAAAATCATTGTTAGCTGTTTACtgtatgtacgtgtgtgtgtgttccattTCCTTAATCTTGTCCAAAACTGCCACAGAAATAGATGAGATCATTCCACGTTGTGTCTTGTGCCGATTGCATTTTTGCTCCATATTTTTTCCGAACAATTCCTACGCGCCCTTCGTTTCCCatacactcacaaacacacatactaaatcaaacacacccacacacacacacacacttacccaTCCATAACGTTGCGCTTTTCCCATACTAGAAGCAATTAGAAACCTAATTAATCTTCGATTGCGAACCAAACAGGAAATGAATGTTGTGTAGGCTGAGGCCTGATACGTTTTGTCACTCGTTTTGCCGGTAGATAGCGCATCAGATGAGAATACTGTACCGTACTCTATCGTTAGTAGTTTTGTAGCGCTAGTTTGAGTGTAGCGATTTGAATACTGATCGCGAATCGTGGATTTTGCTCTGGATTTTATTCCCTCCAGTTACTAGTTGTATATCTTCCCTAgtgaagaagaataaaacataatagagtcgtaataaaaatagcattatgtaaaatattttctttcttgttaTTTATGCAACTCGTAACCATTGACAAAACGCAAGAAAGTTATTGACTATTGTGATTATAGAGAAATATAAACTTTGCATGGAAATATAAAAGGACATCAACATTAatctatttttccttccaattttcattgaaaatttcTTCATTGTTTTCTAGGTGCATTCCTTAACCAGAAGTTTTATAGTAACACCTTTTGTCTTTAGTTTTCATCCACCGAAATTTACTCACCAAGATTGTACAATGCTGCATCTCAGCAATTGGCAAAATGTTTGCGCCATTTCATTTCCCCATCCTTTCACGCTCGTTGTTGTACATCTAACGCGTATATACTAATTGGACAtgcatttggtttgttttcttttctgtttcctATTTTCCTTCTGTTGTTGTTCCATCTGTTACTACAAAAAGACACCAAACTTTTGAAACGTACACTCAACTTGCTATGTTTCTGTTGGCTTCTTCTTCAGGAgctcaatttttgtttttcttctcttgtttCGGTCCCAGAACACATTCGCGCCTTtcaaaatcgaacaaaatcgGGTATTTCCCCGGGGCGAATCCAATTTTTGCTAAGACGGACAACACACATTTCTAGAAATGTTGGTGAAATACACGCATAACTAATCACAAGTGTCCAGTACATTCATACCTGGGCATGTGCTTCGTGCCGCATTGCTTGATTATTTTCACCGGTGTTCTCGTCACTTTCACCGCACCGGCCACCGTTCGCTGCTCTTAGTATCCCTTACGCTGGTGGTTTTCAACTTGGAACgtttctatttgtttgttctcatacccaaaaaaatccttacaaaaaaaatacctatTATTCACTTCACTATAGCCGTAGAATACTCGTTACTACTAGTCTGGACTTACTGGGAATTCTAGAGTGTTCTGCAATATGGCGCAAAGTTTAGTTCCCCGTCAATTCTCGTTCCTCCTTACGAGTAACAGCAACGCCCTTTATCGGACATCTCTCATATTgcgttcggtgtttttttcttttcctgctttgttttggaaattagGGACATCCACTATGGTTTAGAGAAAAAGATGAGGTCTCGTACTAGATTTTTTACATCCGGCTTCGTTTATTCTTCTCTTTACCATTCTTTCTTCTCTGTCTAtttctatctatctatctatctctctCCCTCATTCTATTCTTTCTCACTCGACATCTTTCACCGAGTCCATGTTGTTGTGTGTACCTTCCGGAATTTCCCATACACCTGTACATCACTCCCGGTCCCGCTTTCTCCCACCAGCAACCCATTTCcctttcacaaaaaaacacaacgcccCGCTTCCAGCGACCACTGTGCATTCTTTGCCCGAAAAACTACACGCTGATGAGTTGTATCAGAGGATAAAAAAAGCCTCGGACGTACCCCGGACAGCCATAGAATGTATTAAAAAGCCGCTATTAATAGCTTCCGTTTCCCGTCGGACCACGTGCATAAAAGCTTGGGAAGGAAGGGTGCGGGTCGACACGGTTCCTTCCTCGTCTCCGTTATCCTGTAACGGATATCCACCTTGAAACCACCCTTCACCCTTAATGGTGGTCTGTCTCTATTAGTGCTCTCCCTCCTTTTCTGTCACTGCTTAACTTCAACATAGGCCACAAGAACAGGAGGGAGAGACAAACCATACATACACAAATACACTGACACACATAAAGCCACCTTCACGAATTACGGGGCCCAGTACACTTCTAGTGCAAAGTAATATCGCAAAAATCGGGTTTTGAGTTTTGGTAAACCTAATTGAAATTAGTTTTAAAGAGTCGCTTTTATCCGATAACGCTAATTATTTTATGTATAAGATTTTTTAGGGCAAAACACAATTCAATGTGgcaattatgtttttatttgctgtcaTATTCCTTTCTAACCAACCATATGCTGGATGGAATCAGCACGAAATGGTTAAAAAGCGTATAAGCAATGTTATTGCAGATGCGCTGTGCGGTATTATAAGTTGGCCACCGAATTAAAACCGCTCGAAACATAATTACAGTAAcaaaatgttattttgttaTGCAAATTGCACATAACGAGGCGTTCTGCTGAAAATGAGTTTGTACAGcgtgcatacatttaggcgcacaGCAGATTGTATGGGTGATGCGCTCGAGATTGGGCCACACAAAtggcatttaaaaaaagtttatgaTGTGTTGCAGCAAAGCATTTGCAAAATGGTGGGCTAGGGATATGAGTTCtattatgttgtttttatttattcttcgttaagtaatagaaaagaaaacaacccagGAGATCTGATCACACTAAAACAACGGctgttctttctttctttctttttatctctttctttctctctttatctctctatttctctcactatttctctctctctctctctcttctacATCccaaatattgaatattgcaGGCGTTGTACTCTTCTCATCGGCGGTATATTTTGCGGAAGCAGGAAGCGAAAATTCATTCTTCAAGTCCATACCAGATGCATTTTGGTGGGCTGTAGTTACCATGACTACTGTCGGATATGGTGACATGACGTATGATATTTTCTCTTGTTTATCCCTTgttatttctgttttcttcaacTTAAAGACACCCCAAAAGCCCTTTTAttcctccattttcttccacccCGAATTACATCACATTGTGttctttcatgtttgtttattttttccaattttttcccCCAGTCTACTCAAACTCACACATCTGCTAACAGAAACGCTTCCAATGCATTTTTGCAGCGCAGCACAGCGCGATTACGATTGTGTTCCGTTTGGTTATGTTGCGCTGTGAACCGCTCCCTATACACTAGTTGTGTTGCTGCTCGATACGATGCCTTTTGTTACATTCTTGGTTTGGTTTCCTTTtcatgggtgttttttttaaatacctcCCAACCGATTACACTTCATACAGCTGATTGTTA
This sequence is a window from Anopheles marshallii chromosome X, idAnoMarsDA_429_01, whole genome shotgun sequence. Protein-coding genes within it:
- the LOC128706889 gene encoding potassium voltage-gated channel protein Shaker, with product MAAVAGLYGLGDDSRHQRQRRQQAQQANQDKTDKTPDGLSEPSLPKLSSQDEEGGAAHGFGGGHTHFEPIPHDHDFCERVVINVSGLRFETQLRTLNQFPDTLLGDPDRRLRYFDPLRNEYFFDRNRPSFDAILYYYQSGGRLRRPVNVPLDVFSEEIKFYELGEQATNKFREDEGFIKEEEKPLPSNENQRKVWLLFEYPESSQAARVVAIISVFVILLSIVIFCLETLPEFKHYKVFNTTTNGTKIEEDEVPDITDPFFLIETICIIWFTFELSVRFLACPNKLNFFRDVMNIIDIIAIIPYFITLATVVAEEEDTLNLPKAPVSPQDKSTNQAMSLAILRVIRLVRVFRIFKLSRHSKGLQILGRTLKASMRELGLLIFFLFIGRSACGAKSWARCARLPVY